GAATGCCCGATGTTTCTCGATCAAGGCGGTGAACGGGAAACACGCGTTTAGGTTTGAAATGGCGCTTTAAAATATCATGTGCATTGGGCGCATCTTCTTTGTCGAGATTGACGGATAGTAAACCGGCCGGTTTATTAATAACGACGAGGTCTTTGTCTGCGTATAAAATTTGTATGTCGTGTTGAAGAGGAGGTTGCCGGTGATTTTCAAGCATGACCTTATCATCGCTCAAAGTGAGCTGGTGGGGCTTTTTACAGCTGCGCCCATTGAGTAAAATGCGTCCTTGCAAAATCCATTTTTTGATTTGCGAGGAAGAACTTTCAGGGTATTCAAGTTTTAATTTGTCTAGTAGCTTCATAAAACATCGTGAAAAAAAGAAAAGGATATCACAATTTCATATTTTATGCCATGTACCCTTTTTCAGGCTTAAGTAGGGGAGACTTTTTAGTCGCAAGTTTGAGGCAGCTAATGATGAGTAAACAAGCTGTTAGGGAGAGGAGCGGCATGAGATAGGGGTTTGCGGTGCTAATATGGGTGCAGTGAGTCGATGAGCCGCATGTCAAGTGCTTAAAATGTATAAAAAAAATTTGAGTTAGCGAGGTGGCGATCCCGAGGATCGGTAGTGGGATAAGATAAGGGGCGACCTTTGTATGCTGAGTATAAACGGCCCCTCCTAAAATGAGCGCAAGTGGGAATAAAGAGAGGCGTTGATACCAACAAAAAGAGCAGGGGGTGATGCCGCGCGCTTCTCCAAAATAGAGGCTCATTCCCGTAGCAATGAGTGCAATTAACCACGCAAAATACAATCCCTGTCTTTGTAGGTGCTTAATCATTTTTTTGTTCCTGCTTAGCAAGGGCTTGATCAATCATTTTTTCAAGAGTGGGATAGAGAAAGTTAGGCGCGCGCGCGCCATTGATAAACAAGGTTGGAACTTCAATCTCAGGTTGAATCCATTTTTCTGCATGGCTCATGTTATTATTCAAAACAGGCATAAAGAGACCCGATTGAACGCAATGATGGAGTGTTTTGTTATCGATATGGGGGAGTTTTTGTACGATTTGATCCATAATCGGACGAATATGCGCTCTAGGTTGGTACTCAAACCAATCCTTTAGAAAAAGCCAAAAATCCGCTTGATTTTGAGAAAACACACAAAGAGCCGTCAAAGATACTTCTTGTGAATGAGGTAAAAAGGCAATGGGGATGAGAGAGAGGGTGATTTTATTGGTGTCGATATAATGCTCTTTAAGTAAAGGAAAGACGGTGTTGGAAAAGTATTGGCACTCTTCACACATCAAATCTTCAAATAAGACCACTTGAACGGGGGCTTCGGGATGACCGATTGTAGGCAAATTGGCCGTAGTGAGCCTAATCGGTGGCATGAAAACAAAAATACCAACAAGAAAGGCGATAAATAGCCCCGAAGTCAATAAAACAAGGAATTTATCTCTATTGTTTGGTTTTGCCATATTGTTTGATAGTGCCTAAATAGAGGATAATAATTCAAATATTTCTTGATTGATCGATCTAAATCAGGTAATGAGACAATCAAATGGCATTAAAGGGTTAAGTGATGTTTGAGTACCGCAAATGGATTATTCGATTGACCAATGTGGGATACGTCTTAGGATGTAGCGTTTTATATGTCATCGCATTATGGATTATTTTCTTTGCGCTTGTCACGGCGGTCATTGATATTAGCCATGGGACTTACCGCGTCTATGAACTCTTAGATGATGTGAGTTTGCTCGTATTTTCAATTGCCGTTTTAGATGTGGCAAAATACTTAATGCTTGAAGAGGTGCTCAGGAAAAAAGAGGATCGCCATCCCGATGAGCTCAAAAACTCTTTAACAAAATTTGTTTCGATTGTGGTCACGGCGCTCTTCCTTAAAGGACTTGTCCTTGCCATTGACGTATCAAAGCACGATATTACAAATTTACTCTATCCTATTGCTCTGCTTCTTACGCCCGTTGTTTTGATCATCGGTCTTGGGATTTATCACCGCCTTCATCTCATCCAACCTGTCAAAAGCCGTGCTAAACGTAAAAAATAATACGTTTACCTCGACTTTGTAACTTTTTGGATCTGAGGGCCTCGAGATATTTCCTCAACTGTTTATACTTTTTTTTAAGCTTGTGCAATTCTCATTTTTTCAGCACCATTTCAGTATACCATGGAGAAGGAAAATGGCAGCAATAAGCCCAACAAGCGCCGAGGTAGTAAGCAGAGCTATTCCGCCCGATGGCGTCCATAAGTTAGAACAAAAAGTAACCGATCTTTGCAAAGCTCTATTAGACACTGCTAATACGGAAACAATTAAACTGCTGATTAAAACATGTTCTTTGAATCAACTCAGCACGGCACTTATTCTTGTCACTGAAAAGGGGCATGAGTTTGCTATGAGGACTCTTTTAGACGCAAGGGCGAATCCTAATGCAACTACTCCATATGGAGAGACAGTATTACATCGCGCAACGTATAGGGATAATGTGAATGCGGTCAGGACCCTATTAGGGGCATGGGCATATCCTAATGCAACTGATAATGATGGAGATACAGCATTACATTTCGCAGCAAGATGGAGCAAATTGGATGTAGTCATGGCCCTATTAGAAGCCGAAGCAAAACCTAGTGCAACTAATAACAATGGGCAAACAGCATTACATCTTGCAGCAAGAAATAGCAAATTGGATGTAGTCAGAGCCCTATTAGAAGCCGGTGTAAATCCTAATAAAACTGATAACAATGTGCAAACAGCATTACATCTTGCAGCAAGAAATAGCAAATTAGATGTAGTCAAAGCCCTATTAGAAGCCGGTGTAAATCCTAATAAAACTGATAACAATGTGCAAACAGCATTACATCTTGCAGCATTGGGGGGCAGTGTGGATGTAGTCAGGGCCCTATTAGAGGCCGGGGCAAACCCTAATGCAACTAATAACAATAGGCAAACAGCATTACATCTTGCGGTACAGAAGGGCAATATGGATGTAGTCAGGGCCTTATTAGAGGCCGGGGCAAACCCTAATGCAACTGATAGTGATGGAGATATAGCATTGCATCTTGCGGTACAGAAGGGCTATATGGATATAATCAGGGCCCTATTAGAGGCCGAGGCAAACCCTAATGCAACTGATAGCCAAGAACATACAGCATTACATCTTGCGGTATTGGAGGGCAATGTGGATGTAGTCAGGGTCCTATTAGGAGCCGGAGCAGACATTTATAAGCGTGCCCGTGGACGTCAACCTCTTGATCTAGCCCTAATCTGCGACAAGGGGGCCCCCGTAATAGGAGAGCTTTTGAGGCATGGGGCTTTCGATAAAGCAGAAAGAGAATGTACACCTTTGATACTCCTAATAAATGACACCGATTCCATTGATCATTATCATCGTTGTATTAATCAGCTAGAAAAGCTCCAAGCCTTCCTGAGCAACCTTCCTAGAGATTACGTTAACGAGAGGCTATTACTACCGGAGATTTGTTGCGTTGTGAGAAGCATGCCGAAGGAAGAAGATAAAATAGAGGCGGCAGCTAAGCCAATTGCGGCCTTTATTCGAAAACATACTCTTACTGAGTCGTCTCTTTTCTTAGAAAGGATGAGGAAAATCAATCCTTCTTTACTCCCCCCCCTTAGGGAAGCATTTAATATGGTTCAAAATTGGAAGCGAAGAAAGCAAATCATTCAATGGCGAAGAGCTGTTGAATGCTCAGCGCGCAAAGAAACCCCTGACCAATGGAGGGAGACCCGTATACGAGTAGTGCAAGACAGCAAAAAGTGGGTTAAGAAAGAGGCTCCTACCTGTTGTGTCTGCTCCTAAAACAAAAGGACCCATTTTTATATAAATCTATTATCTCGACTTTGTAACTTTTTGGATCTGAGGGCCTCGAGATATTTGTTCTCTAGGGAGTTATTAAAACCGGGAAGGGGTTTTTTACCCTTTCTAGGGTTTAATAATCTCCCAGTTCGACCATAGGCCGAACGCATGATGCGCAAAGACCGAGGCAGGCGGGACCAAAAAGTTGCAAAGTCGAGGGTTTACCACTCGAATGAATTGATAAACTTGAAGAGCTCCTGCTCGAGATCGTATTTCATCT
This region of Simkaniaceae bacterium genomic DNA includes:
- a CDS encoding disulfide bond formation protein B, with the translated sequence MIKHLQRQGLYFAWLIALIATGMSLYFGEARGITPCSFCWYQRLSLFPLALILGGAVYTQHTKVAPYLIPLPILGIATSLTQIFFIHFKHLTCGSSTHCTHISTANPYLMPLLSLTACLLIISCLKLATKKSPLLKPEKGYMA
- a CDS encoding DsbA family protein; protein product: MAKPNNRDKFLVLLTSGLFIAFLVGIFVFMPPIRLTTANLPTIGHPEAPVQVVLFEDLMCEECQYFSNTVFPLLKEHYIDTNKITLSLIPIAFLPHSQEVSLTALCVFSQNQADFWLFLKDWFEYQPRAHIRPIMDQIVQKLPHIDNKTLHHCVQSGLFMPVLNNNMSHAEKWIQPEIEVPTLFINGARAPNFLYPTLEKMIDQALAKQEQKND
- a CDS encoding ankyrin repeat domain-containing protein, coding for MAAISPTSAEVVSRAIPPDGVHKLEQKVTDLCKALLDTANTETIKLLIKTCSLNQLSTALILVTEKGHEFAMRTLLDARANPNATTPYGETVLHRATYRDNVNAVRTLLGAWAYPNATDNDGDTALHFAARWSKLDVVMALLEAEAKPSATNNNGQTALHLAARNSKLDVVRALLEAGVNPNKTDNNVQTALHLAARNSKLDVVKALLEAGVNPNKTDNNVQTALHLAALGGSVDVVRALLEAGANPNATNNNRQTALHLAVQKGNMDVVRALLEAGANPNATDSDGDIALHLAVQKGYMDIIRALLEAEANPNATDSQEHTALHLAVLEGNVDVVRVLLGAGADIYKRARGRQPLDLALICDKGAPVIGELLRHGAFDKAERECTPLILLINDTDSIDHYHRCINQLEKLQAFLSNLPRDYVNERLLLPEICCVVRSMPKEEDKIEAAAKPIAAFIRKHTLTESSLFLERMRKINPSLLPPLREAFNMVQNWKRRKQIIQWRRAVECSARKETPDQWRETRIRVVQDSKKWVKKEAPTCCVCS